One Ostrinia nubilalis chromosome 6, ilOstNubi1.1, whole genome shotgun sequence genomic region harbors:
- the LOC135072806 gene encoding uncharacterized protein LOC135072806: MWVLLMLALAAAATADCPRHCECKWRSGKESALCAHANLKAVPPRLDPTTQLLDLSNNTLSTLRDDAFSAAGLLNLQRLYLSSCNVRTIRQYAFRALVNLVELDLSRNRLDSIPSHAFDSIPELRELRLNGNAITKVRDDAFVALPHLVRLTLSGCKIIEIEPRGFMGLEASLEYLELSKNRLQVLHVAVLAPLRSLKGLELANNPWECNCAMRPLRDWMIRRNVPATVVPDCALPPRLMHQSWDRLDLEDFACRPEVSAATNIIKGVEGDEVTLVCRVIGVPAPRVRWVRAGRLLANTTPSHVNSGRAFMLRSEGQTSNLTIKSADMQDAGSYVCNAENRAGKAEVVLTLAIEKKPQNKSFGGRALMAGMAVSAVIVLSSCLIGLCAYETRKKRQLDRWNEQIVTTNHREDSYEKIEANIKANVEVPRVIIPDGRKRGDYRNVPLHDPEDEYEGYLRGEPREERDSSRTPPLETGWRRAEFDTRPSRNGVHERDLHIPRFSDYNIRSDATSESVQSSNSTGILNAHVEILPESNRYNNNPRACPRPRTRDRLDNDLSGSDSEKNYPDLIEMSALGASSYLRSEMKHDPYYFYTIPRRKDGDSRSPLLSSRRNSSGGDSINFFDRPYEKNRQRSSGRRSNSFLDLSTGGNRVRRNPSLPASPTREQPTVPSATPLLDLSGLRDYSRTGPPLEDFDFRASQLEKFLEEYRSLREQLSRMKETRENLQRTRAVENDELRSVLKGKPSVAVTETSSSVAMADAASPLALSPPDYKPQQPRPEWLTSLLYRN; encoded by the exons ATGTGGGTACTGCTGATGCTCGCGCTGGCCGCGGCCGCCACCGCCGACTGCCCGCGGCACTGCGAGTGCAAGTGGCGCAGCGGCAAGGAGTCGGCCCTGTGCGCGCACGCCAACCTCAAAGCAGTCCCGCCCCGCCTCGACCCCACCACGCAGCTGCTCGACCTCTCCAACAACACCCTCTCCACGCTCCGCGACGACGCCTTCTCCGCCGCCGGCCTTCTCAACCTCCAACGACTCTATCTCTCCTCTTGCAACGTTCGCACCATCCGCCAGTACGCCTTCAGAGCCCTAGTCAATCTTGTCGAACTCGATCTCTCTCGCAACCGCCTCGACTCCATACCGTCTCATGCTTTCGACTCAATCCCCGAGCTCCGGGAGCTCCGACTCAACGGGAATGCCATTACAAAAGTACGCGATGACGCATTCGTTGCTCTACCCCATTTAGTCAGACTCACTCTGAGTGGttgtaaaataattgaaatagaaCCCCGAGGATTTATGGGTTTAGAAGCTTCTTTGGAATATCTGGAGTTGAGTAAAAATAGACTGCAAGTACTACATGTGGCCGTATTAGCGCCATTAAGGTCGTTAAAGGGTTTAGAGCTAGCGAATAATCCCTGGGAGTGCAACTGCGCTATGCGGCCATTGCGCGACTGGATGATTAGAAGAAATGTGCCTGCCACAGTGGTGCCAGACTGTGCCCTACCTCCACGCTTGATGCACCAGTCGTGGGATAGGCTCGACTTAGAAGATTTTGCATGTAGGCCGGAAGTGAGTGCAGCAACAAACATCATTAAAGGTGTCGAAGGGGATGAAGTGACACTAGTTTGTCGAGTGATAGGGGTGCCAGCACCGAGGGTGCGGTGGGTGCGGGCGGGTCGGTTGCTAGCTAACACAACCCCGTCTCATGTCAATTCTGGAAGAGCTTTTATGTTACGTAGTGAGGGACAGACTAGTAATTTAACTATAAAATCAGCAGACATGCAAGACGCGGGCTCCTATGTGTGCAACGCTGAGAATCGCGCTGGAAAGGCGGAGGTGGTGTTAACTTTAGCAATAGAAAAGAAGCCTCAAAATAAAAGTTTTGGTGGGCGAGCGCTGATGGCTGGAATGGCGGTGTCCGCTGTGATAGTGTTAAGCTCATGTTTAATAGGTCTGTGTGCATATGAGACTCGTAAGAAAAGACAATTAGATAGGTGGAATGAACAGATAGTAACTACGAATCATCGTGAGGATAGTTATGAGAAAATAGAGGCGAATATAAAAGCCAATGTTGAGGTTCCGAGAGTAATAATTCCAGATGGTCGTAAGAGGGGTGACTATAGAAATGTGCCTTTGCATGACCCAGAAGATGAGTATGAGGGGTATTTGAGAGGGGAGCCGCGGGAGGAGAGAGATTCTTCAAGAACACCTCCCCTAGAGACTGGATGGCGAAGAGCGGAATTCGACACGAGGCCGTCAAGAAATGGTGTGCATGAGCGAGATTTGCACATACCACGTTTTAGCGACTATAATATCAG GTCCGATGCTACATCCGAGTCAGTGCAGAGTTCCAACTCAACGGGAATATTAAATGCCCACGTAGAGATACTGCCAGAATCCAATCGTTATAACAATAACCCCCGGGCGTGCCCGCGGCCCCGCACGCGCGACCGTCTCGACAACGACCTTTCTGGCAGTGACAGTGAAAAAAACTATCCTGACCTAATAGAAATGAGTGCTTTAGGCGCTTCCTCTTATTTAAGGAGCGAAATGAAACACGATCCTTATTACTTTTATACGATACCAAGGAGGAAAGACGGCGATAGCCGCAGTCCTCTTCTTAGTAGTAGACGAAATAGCTCAGGTGGCGATTCAATAAACTTTTTCGATAGGCCATACGAGAAAAACCGACAGCGGTCTTCGGGACGGAGATCGAATAGTTTTCTCGATCTTTCTACTGGAGGTAATCGGGTCCGGCGCAATCCTAGTTTGCCTGCGTCGCCAACGAGGGAGCAGCCAACAGTGCCGTCCGCAACGCCTCTCCTAGATCTCTCTGGCCTCAGAGATTACTCCCGGACGGGCCCGCCTTTGGAGGATTTTGATTTTCGAGCTTCACAGTTAGAGAAATTTCTGGAAGAATATAGAAGTCTGAGGGAACAGCTTTCGAGAATGAAAGAGACGAGAGAAAATTTGCAACGAACGAGAGCGGTGGAGAATGATGAATTGAGATCAGTTTTGAAGGGAAAGCCGAGCGTGGCGGTGACTGAGACGTCGTCATCGGTGGCGATGGCGGACGCCGCGTCCCCGCTGGCGCTGAGCCCGCCCGACTACAAGCCCCAGCAGCCGCGCCCCGAGTGGCTCACTAGTCTATTATATCGTAATTAA